A single region of the Gossypium arboreum isolate Shixiya-1 chromosome 12, ASM2569848v2, whole genome shotgun sequence genome encodes:
- the LOC108477843 gene encoding probable mannitol dehydrogenase, with amino-acid sequence MTRLAEEEHPNKAFGWAAKNRSVTDVGFALARQQEKRMWLSRFFIVGYAIPIFIWLRMNGLIGQPKHYIGCKHEIVREVTEVGTKVQQFNVGDRVGVGCVVGSCHSYDSCKNNLENYCPKSIITYGTEYPDRSVTYRGCSHTMVTDEHFIVRIFDNLPLDATAHLLCVGIIVYNPLRYYGFDKPSLHIGVVGLGGLGHVC; translated from the exons ATGACAAGATTGGCAGAAGAAGAGCACCCCAACAAGGCCTTTGGATGGGCAGCTAAAAACA GGTCTGTAACTGACGTAGGGTTTGCACTTGCAAGGCAACAGGAGAAAAGGATGTGGCTTTCAAGGTTCTTTATTGTGGGATATGCCATTCCGATCTTCATATGGCTAAGAATGAATGGG TTAATTGGTCAACCTAAACACTATATTGGATGCAAGCATGAGATTGTTCGTGAAGTGACAGAAGTGGGAACTAAGGTCCAACAGTTTAATGTTGGAGACCGAGTTGGAGTTGGGTGCGTGGTAGGATCATGCCACTCCTATGATAGCTGCAAAAACAATCTTGAGAATTACTGCCCCAAATCTATAATTACCTATGGGACAGAGTACCCCGATAGAAGTGTTACATACAGAGGCTGCTCCCATACTATGGTTACTGATGAACATTTTATTGTCCGCATCTTTGACAACCTTCCTCTTGATGCCACTGCTCATCTGCTTTGTGTTGGGATTATAGTGTATAATCCATTGAGATATTATGGATTCGATAAGCCTAGTTTGCATATTGGAGTGGTTGGACTGGGTGGATTAGGTCATGTTTGCTAG